Proteins from a genomic interval of Choristoneura fumiferana chromosome 12, NRCan_CFum_1, whole genome shotgun sequence:
- the LOC141433404 gene encoding uncharacterized protein isoform X1, translating into MMELPEYLLLLARTSLNNLNLLSMEPPHSPKFNLPLWQPWVASPQKETPSTASSGESEGDRTLSPETPREQPKELTGKWRRERRTRQPEYRPRENGKMALRSQSFNERRTVPVPARAPHSDGELADDDEAPANLTVNGKGAPPEYPGKHEAPIDMRLRSRPAPPPYNRPSVITKSDTPPGSMSMCDPVIDEHFRRSLGDDYMNLFKKNTESSQPGPKPNTKDRASSPIQFKSEEPPKPAKIIAMEVDDASLSVDDHFAKALGDTWRQIQTSRLRENEKTQTATKGGVDDHFTKALGDTWKKIQNPKLNLDAENEKKDQTAKIISRSGVVI; encoded by the exons ATGATGGAATTGCCAGAGTATCTGCTGCTTCTTGCTCGGACATCGCTGAACAATCTGAATCTCCTATCGATGGAACCTCCTCATTCACCCAAGTTCAACCTGCCTTTATGGCAACCGTGGGTTGCTTCTCCCCAAAAAG AGACTCCCAGCACAGCGTCGAGTGGAGAGTCGGAAGGCGATCGCACGCTATCCCCAGAAACGCCGCGCGAGCAGCCTAAGGAGCTCACGGGCAAGTGGCGGCGCGAGAGGCGGACCCGACAACCAGAATACAGACCTAG AGAGAACGGCAAGATGGCGCTGCGTTCCCAATCGTTCAACGAGCGCCGAACCGTGCCCGTACCGGCGCGTGCGCCGCACAGCGACGGTGAACTCGCAGACGACGACGAAGCGCCTGCTAACCTCACTGTCAATGGAAAAG GTGCTCCGCCCGAATACCCTGGCAAGCATGAAGCCCCCATAGACATGCGGCTACGCTCTCGACCGGCGCCTCCGCCCTATAACAGACCGTCTGTCATCACCAAAAGCGACACACCACCTG GTTCAATGTCAATGTGCGACCCAGTGATTGACGAGCACTTCAGACGCTCTCTCGGCGACGACTACATGAATCTGTTCAAAAAGAACACGGAAAGTAGCCAGCCGGGACCCAAACCTAACACTAAGGACCGTGCAAGCAGCCCCATACAGTTCAAGTCAGAGGAACCCCCCAAACCCGCTAAGATCATCGCTATGGAGGTTGACGATGCGAGTTTGTCAGTCGACGATCATTTCGCTAAAGCCCTCGGCGACACATGGAGGCAAATACAAACGTCAAGGCTAAGAGAAAACGAGAAAACACAGACGGCAACAAAAGGCGGCGTCGACGACCACTTCACTAAAGCTCTCGGCGACAcgtggaagaaaatacagaaccCCAAACTCAATCTGGACGCGGAAAACGAGAAAAAAGATCAGACAGCGAAAATCATCTCGAGGAGCGGCGTCGTGATATAA
- the LOC141433404 gene encoding uncharacterized protein isoform X2 translates to MEKIESALDVLSRAATMVQPCPAYPASDSDGFETPSTASSGESEGDRTLSPETPREQPKELTGKWRRERRTRQPEYRPRENGKMALRSQSFNERRTVPVPARAPHSDGELADDDEAPANLTVNGKGAPPEYPGKHEAPIDMRLRSRPAPPPYNRPSVITKSDTPPGSMSMCDPVIDEHFRRSLGDDYMNLFKKNTESSQPGPKPNTKDRASSPIQFKSEEPPKPAKIIAMEVDDASLSVDDHFAKALGDTWRQIQTSRLRENEKTQTATKGGVDDHFTKALGDTWKKIQNPKLNLDAENEKKDQTAKIISRSGVVI, encoded by the exons AGACTCCCAGCACAGCGTCGAGTGGAGAGTCGGAAGGCGATCGCACGCTATCCCCAGAAACGCCGCGCGAGCAGCCTAAGGAGCTCACGGGCAAGTGGCGGCGCGAGAGGCGGACCCGACAACCAGAATACAGACCTAG AGAGAACGGCAAGATGGCGCTGCGTTCCCAATCGTTCAACGAGCGCCGAACCGTGCCCGTACCGGCGCGTGCGCCGCACAGCGACGGTGAACTCGCAGACGACGACGAAGCGCCTGCTAACCTCACTGTCAATGGAAAAG GTGCTCCGCCCGAATACCCTGGCAAGCATGAAGCCCCCATAGACATGCGGCTACGCTCTCGACCGGCGCCTCCGCCCTATAACAGACCGTCTGTCATCACCAAAAGCGACACACCACCTG GTTCAATGTCAATGTGCGACCCAGTGATTGACGAGCACTTCAGACGCTCTCTCGGCGACGACTACATGAATCTGTTCAAAAAGAACACGGAAAGTAGCCAGCCGGGACCCAAACCTAACACTAAGGACCGTGCAAGCAGCCCCATACAGTTCAAGTCAGAGGAACCCCCCAAACCCGCTAAGATCATCGCTATGGAGGTTGACGATGCGAGTTTGTCAGTCGACGATCATTTCGCTAAAGCCCTCGGCGACACATGGAGGCAAATACAAACGTCAAGGCTAAGAGAAAACGAGAAAACACAGACGGCAACAAAAGGCGGCGTCGACGACCACTTCACTAAAGCTCTCGGCGACAcgtggaagaaaatacagaaccCCAAACTCAATCTGGACGCGGAAAACGAGAAAAAAGATCAGACAGCGAAAATCATCTCGAGGAGCGGCGTCGTGATATAA